A stretch of the Terriglobales bacterium genome encodes the following:
- a CDS encoding menaquinone biosynthesis protein, producing the protein MADRLRISAISFLNTAPLMWDFDHGELRRRFTIHYTVPSACAEELRTGVADIGIIPVITYHTIPDLSVLPGVCIAAKGPVRSILLISRKPLDQIRTVAADSSSRTSVALARVIFRKWFGGQRTFTAMEPKLDVMLQNADAALIIGDNALTVDRSQYLCYDLAEEWTRQTGKPFVFAFWAVRNAALAGRNDYPDLSELFRSSRDHGLEHTAELAREWAHRVGISEDAVRSYLTESIDYRLDREKLDGMRLFLEYALETGVLPAVRPLQMLGEAGRASALAGLAPLAALGSLFHVFN; encoded by the coding sequence ATGGCTGACCGGCTGCGCATCTCCGCCATCTCTTTCCTGAACACCGCGCCCCTGATGTGGGACTTCGACCACGGGGAGCTGCGGCGGCGCTTCACCATCCACTACACGGTGCCGTCGGCGTGCGCCGAGGAGCTGCGGACGGGCGTGGCGGACATCGGCATCATCCCGGTCATCACCTACCACACCATCCCGGACCTCTCGGTGCTCCCCGGCGTGTGCATCGCGGCCAAGGGGCCGGTGCGGTCGATCTTGCTGATCAGCCGCAAGCCGCTGGACCAGATCCGCACGGTCGCGGCCGACAGCTCCTCGCGCACCTCGGTGGCGCTGGCGCGCGTGATCTTCCGCAAGTGGTTCGGCGGACAGCGCACCTTCACCGCGATGGAGCCGAAGCTCGACGTGATGCTGCAGAACGCCGACGCCGCGCTCATCATCGGCGACAACGCTCTCACGGTCGATCGCTCGCAGTACCTGTGCTACGACCTGGCGGAAGAGTGGACGCGCCAGACCGGCAAGCCCTTCGTCTTCGCCTTCTGGGCGGTGCGCAACGCCGCGCTCGCCGGGCGCAACGATTATCCGGACTTATCCGAACTTTTCCGGAGCTCGCGCGACCACGGCCTGGAGCACACGGCGGAACTGGCGCGCGAGTGGGCGCACCGCGTCGGCATCAGCGAAGACGCCGTCCGCAGCTACCTCACCGAGAGCATCGACTACCGCCTCGACCGGGAGAAGCTCGACGGCATGCGGCTGTTCCTGGAGTACGCGCTCGAGACCGGCGTGCTGCCGGCCGTGCGTCCCTTGCAGATGCTGGGCGAGGCCGGGCGGGCGAGCGCGTTGGCGGGGCTCGCGCCGCTCGCGGCGCTCGGCTCGCTTTTCCACGTATTCAACTGA